The genomic region AGATATTGGCTTTGAAAAATTCTGGAACATAAAATGCAGAATCTCAGGATTAAAACCTGATGCAGCTGTTATCGTAGCCACTTTAAGGGCATTAAAATATCATGGAGCAGATAGAGATGCTCCAAAGATTGTTTCAGGAAATCCTCTACCAGAGAAGTATTTTGAAAAAAATCTTAAATGGCTTGAAAAGGGGCTTGAAAATCTGTTTCATCATATCAATATTGTTAAAAAAGCAGGTTTGAATCCTGTTGTTTGTTTAAATAAATTCTATGGAGATGATGATGATGAACTGGAATTTGTTAAAAAAGCCTGTGAAGAAATAAGGATTCCAGCGGCAATTTCAGAGCATTATGAAAAAGGAGGTGCTGGAGCTCTGGAGCTTGTTGATATGGTTATTGATGCATGCAGGAGTAAATCACAGTTTAAATTTCTTTATGATAGCAGTCTTCCTCATATTTCAAGGATAGAATTAATTGCAAGACAGATATATGGAGCGGATTCTATTGAATTCTCACCAGAGGCTTTAGACAAACTTAAAAATATCAACTCCAATCCTGAATTCTCACAGTTTTCCATCTGTATGGCAAAAACTCATCTGAGCCTTTCAGACAATCCAGAATTAAGAGGTGTTCCAAGAGGATGGCAGTTATTTGTAAGAGATGTCTTAATCTTTAAAGGAGCAAAACTTATTGTTCCTGTAGCAGGGCAGATAAATCTGATGCCTGGAACCGCCTCAAATCCAAATTTCAGAAGAATAGACATTGACCTAAAAACAGGTAAAATAAGCGGGATATAGGTGATAATAAGATATTGACAATTGAAGCATTTTTCTTACATACTTTATAAGTTTTAATTTTTCCAAACAGGAGGAAAGTATATGCCTGAAGCATCTAAATCAAAACTTAAACAGCCAAAAGGTCTTTATAGAAAATTTCTTATTGTATTCAATCTGTCCATTGTTCTTTCAACCATTATTCTTGTTTCTGGACTTATAATTACCGGATACGAAATTTATGGGGAAGAATTTATTATGAAAAAAATGGGAATTATAAATAGTCTATTAAAATTTGCCCCTGTTATGGGAGTATTTGCCTTGGCATTGATAGGGATATCAACAGCCAATGTTTTATGGTTTAGAAAACAGATTATATCTCCCCTTTCAACGATTGAAGATGCGGTGGAAGCTATAAGAAAAGGAAATTTTGAAAAAAGAATAAAATTGAAAACAGGTGATGAATTTGAAAAAATTGCAGATGCTTTTAATCAAATGATGGATAAACTTTCTACATTAATTCAGACAGAAGAACAAAGAAAAGAGATGCAGAACAATATTATAAAGTTCTTACAGATAATGACTCAGGCAGCGGAAGGAGACCTCACGCAGAAAGCAGAAGTCACACCAGATGTTTTTGGTTCTCTGGCAGATGCCTTTAATCTTATGACAGATGGATTGAGTGAACTTGTAAGAGAAGTTAAAAACACAGCAGAGGATGTAGGACAGAAAAGTAACATTCTAAATGAAATAATTCAAAAATTACAGACAGGCGCAGAAATACAAAAACAGGAGATTGAAAAAATAGTATCCCTTATTGAAGATGCTTCAGACATTGCTTTACAGACAAGAGATAAAACCTCTGCTGCAACAGATGTTTCAAAAGAAGCCATTGATGCAATCCTGAAGGGTAATGAAATTGTTACAGAGACAATTAACAGCATGCAACTAATCAGGACAGCTGTTCAGGGAATAAATAGAAGAATGAAGCTTTTTTCGGAAAAATTAATGGAGATAGGAACAATTTCAACAATAATTAGTGATATTGCAAACAGAACAAATCTTCTTGCTCTAAATGCTTCAATTGAAGCTGCAAGAGCGGGTGAGGAGGGTAAAGGATTTGTCGTTATTGCTGAAGAAATAAGAACTTTATCTGAAAAGACAGCTAAATCTTCAAAAAACATTGCAGACATTATTACAGCAATTCAGGAAGAAGCTACAGCAGTTACAAAAAATCTTGAAGAGGAAACAAACTATGTTGAAATGGGAACAGACATGGTAAATCAAACAACAGAAATATTTGAAAAGATTGATTCAATCATAAAGAGAATAAGACAAGTTATAGATGACATTAATGAATACACTATGAAACAAAAAGAAATAACAGATAAGCAGGTAAGTTCAGCTCAAAAAGTGAAAGAAGTGACTGAAAATGTTTATGAAATAAGCCATGAGCTTACTGACATATCTCGTTCTCTATCAGATACTTCAAAAGAATTCGTTAATGTAACTGAAAAATTTAGAGTTTAAAGCGATTCTGAATAAATAAGGCGATTAAGAATCTGCTCCTGTATGGCTTTTTCATCAAAAGGCTTTACAATATATCCATCTGCTCCCAGTGCAATGGCTTTTTCTTCATGTTTTTTTGTTCCTCTTGAAGTAAGAACTATTATTGGTAAATTTTTAAATTTTGGATTTTTTCTTACTCTGCTGATAAGTTCATAGCCGTGCATTACAGGCATTTCAAGGTCAGTTACTACGAGGTCAATTTTTTTTCTTTCCAGTAAATTTAAAGCTTCAGCCCCGTCTTTTGCAGTGTACACTTTCAGTTTTTTATCCTCAAGAATACTTTGTAAGCTCTTTCTCACACTTATAGAGTCATCCACAATCAGGACAGAACCTTTGTATGTAAAAGGCTCTGTAATTTTCTCAGGCAATGGGGTTGTAAATATAAACTCTTCTTCAAATAGCTTCAAGGGATCAATTACATATCTTGGAGAGCCTTTGCCAGATATAAAATAGCCAAGATATTGAGTTAATCCCTCAAGAAATTTTCCAAAACTATGAACTGTTGCTTCCTCGTGTCCCAGAATTTCTTCAACAATAAGTCCTTTTCTTATTCCTGAAAAATTAAAAACAACTATAAACCCTTTTTCAATTTTTTTACCGTTGACAGAGAAAAAAACTTCTGAAAATACTTTCAGAGGAATAATTCTATTTTTATGATTAATCTTTCTTTCTATGATTGCCTGCGGAAAGTCCTCCAGTGTTAAAATTTCTTCAATATAGTTGATGGGTAGAGCAAAATCCAAATTGTGGGAAGTAAATACTAAAAGATTGCTTATAGTTAATGATTGCGGGATTTTTATTACAAAATTCGTTTCTTTATCAAGCTTTGAAGAGACTTCTATTGTGCCTTTAAGTTTTGAGATTGCTGTCTTAACAATATTAAGTCCTATGCCCCTTCCACTCTGGAAATCTAACTCTTCTGCAGTGGAAAAACCTGGAGCAAATATGTAAGATAGAATTTCTTCTTTTGAAACAAAGGGAGCATATTCAGGAGTAATAAATTTTTTCTGAACAGCTATTCTTTTCACTTTATCAATATCTATTCCTCTACCGTCATCTTTGATATTTATTACAATATATTTCCCTTCTTTTTGTACATTAATTTGTATGTGACCTGTCTGCTCTTTTCCTTTTCTTATTCTTTCTTGAGGATACTCAATTCCATGTTGTACAGCATTGCGAAGAATATGAAGGATTGGCTCATACAGTAAATCAAAAATTGGCTTGTCAATTTTTGTTTCCGCTCCTTTAATCTCTATTTCAATAATTTTTCCGTGAGCCTTTGCTATGTCTTTCACGGCTTCAGAAAGCCTGTGCAAAAGCTTTCCAATTGGTATCATTCTTATCTCAATCAGGCTGTCTTTTAAATAGTTGATTTCTTTGTTAAGAGATTTGAAGTGATATGAAAGATTTTCAGAAAAACTAAACAATGAATTTATACCCTCTGTTATATCATTTGTTATCTCCTGAATTTTTCTTAAAAAAATATGGTATTCATCATAACGGTCAAATTCAAGATCGCTGAAGTCAGCAAAAAAACTGTCTATAACTTTTTCATCTTTATTTTGAGTGGATAAGTAGTATCTGTCTGAAAAATCAGTTATTTCCTTTAGAAGTCTTTTTCCGCTGTTGTGTATTTCTTCTACAATGTTTAATAGTTCTTTTTCTTTGTCCATTATCGTATTTTTCTGGACAAGAGTTTCTCCTAAAGAAGTAAGAATATGGTCAATTACTTCAAGTCCAACTCTGACAGTATTACTAACAGGAACGGTTTTAAAAACTGCAGGCTCGCATTCTTCAACAAATGCTTGTTTTTTATGGAGAATATTTTCAATTGATTTTATAAATTTCTCATCAAGCTCGCTTTTTTCCTCGCCTGTCTCGTGTATTTCATTTATAAATCCCACTATTGCATCAATAGCTTTTTTAATGTGGTAAATAAGAGAATTTTCATAGTTTATCTCTTCATTCAGGAGAGCTTCAAAAAGGTCTTCAAGGCGATGTGATAGTGTGGCAATTTTATTGAATTTAACGATTGAAGCAGAACCTTTTAGAGTGTGAGTTGCTCTGAAGAGGCTTTCTATGGTTTCTCTGTTGTATCCTTTAGTTTCAAGCTCCTCTATACCTTCAATTAAGGTATTTACATGTTCTTCTGCTTCCAGTAAAAAATATTTTATAAGCTCAGATTTATCTATCATCTTTTCTGAGTTTTGTCATTTTTCCTGTTTCCCTATAGTGGTTTCACCAGGAAAACCACTCTTTAAATTTTCCTCGGGTTTTTGATAACTCACTTTAAGTTGTTCAAATAATTTTTCAGGCTCAATAAAATCTTCAATAGGTATATCGGAGTCAAAACTAACAAAAAAGGGCGTAATATCCGATAAAATTCCTATTTTTTCACCTTTTACTTCAATAACGAGCAGTTTATTATCAGAATAGTTTAATCTTTCAATATTGTAAATCTTTGCCAGATCCACAGCAGGAATTATTTTGCCTCTTACAGGTAAAGCTCCAACAATGTAATCAGGAGCTCCTGGAATAGGGAATATTCGCGTAATATCCAGAATCTGAACAACGCTTTCTTTCGGGACAAGAAACTCTCTTTCCCCTACGCCTAAGACACAATAGGATTTTTCTGTTTTTTCTTTTATTTCTTCAGACATCTCTTTATAGCCACCAAAAGATCAATTGGTTCAAAGGGTTTTGTAATGTATTCATCAGCTCCCTGCTGCTTTCCCCAGAATTTATCAGCTTCTTCTTTTTTAGAGCTAACAATGATTACAGGTATATCTTTTGTTTTTTCATTTTTCTTTATCTCTCTACAAATTTGAAAGCCATTTTTTTTAGGCATGACCACATCTAAAATAACCAGATCAAAATTTTCTTTTTTTATCAATTCTTCAGCTTCCTCACCATCTTTCGCAAAAAAAAGCTCATATTCACCTTCTTTAAGAATGGACTCAATATATTTTGCATCTGTAACCGAATCTTCTGCAACAAGAATTCTATGCATTTTAAGCTTCCCTTAAATTTATATTATATCATTTTCATTTTTCTTTAAAAAGCTCTAATGGATTATAGCCTGTCTTATTCAGTAACCTCATGTCTGACAAATCTTTCTTTTCAAAAATAAAGTTTACATTTTGAAGATTCTTTAAAGAATTCAATGCTTCAATGGTAATGTCCCTGATCTCTTCTTGAGAAAGTTCATTTAATAGTTTATCACCAATTTTTTGTTTCTGAAGGTTTGAGATTCCATAGATAATCTTTCCACCCATAAATAGAAATTCGTATGCTACTGCATTACTGTAAGCAGAAAAGATACCATTTAAACCATTAGAATTAATTAGAGCAAAAATTTCCTGAATTTTAAAGAGATTTAAATTGCCAGAGAGAATCACAGAAGAATCTTTTATCAAACCGTATTTTTTTAATACTCCTTCAACAGAGCTTTCAAATCGTTCATAAAAGCTATTAAATTTGTTCTCTATTAATTTTTCCAGAATGGTTAAATCCAAAGCAGGCTTAACTTCTTCAATTTCTGTTTTTGGAGGCTCTTTCAATAAATCCTGGGCAGGTTTAACTTCTTGTGCTCCAAAGCTTTCCTCTTTTTCCAGCACCTCCAGTTCTGGGAGTTCAACTTCTGCTGGCTCAAACAAATCCTGTGTTTTTTGCATTGGTTCAGGCTTTTCAAATATTTCTTCCTTTAATTCAATTTCTTTTGTTAAATCAATCTCCTTCTCTTCAATGGAGAATACTTCTTCTGTTTCAGGTAATACAATAGGCTCTGTTTCTTGCAGTTCCTTTATTTCTGCTTCCGGTGTTTCATAAGTAAAAACAGGAATTTCTTCAGTGATCTCTTTAACTTCCATCGCTTTACTTAAGACTTGATTGATTTTGTCTACCAGGTCCTCAGATTTAAAAGGTTTTATAAAATAATCCAGAATTCCATATTTTTCAATAAATGTCTGTCCCACTGTCTCACCTTTCCCAGTGATCAGAATAATGGGAATATCTTTAAGAGTTTCATTCTCCCTTATGAGTTTGCAAACCTGAGAACCTGTCATCTTGGGCATTATAAAGTCAACTAAAATTAGATCAGGCTTGATATCTTCAGCAAGTCTTAATCCTTCTTCTCCATCACTCGCTGTATAGACTTCATATCCAGCTTCCTGCAAAGAAACCTCTGCAAGTTTTCTTACAAGAGGGCTATCATCCATTACTAATATTTTTTCTCCTGCCATTTTTTTACTCCTTATTCAAGAAGTTTTTTCATTGTTATACGCATTCTTTCCACAGCCCTTGCCAGTGTAGCTATCTCTCCACGAGCATCTTTAATCTCTACTTTTTGAGATGTTTTACCCATAGATATTTCATCTGTAACCTTTGTAAGTGCAACTATAGGATTTATTACATATTTATTCATGCCATATCCAATTAAAAGAGCTATTACTATGAGCATTACAATATAAACTAAAACATTTATACCAAGAATTGTAAAAACTTTAACTGGGCTGAGAATTCTTTCTTTCACAAGATATATAAAACCTATGATTTTACCAGAGAAATCCTTAAGAGGGCTATAAGCAACAATATATTCTTTACCTGCATAAGAAACCACTTCAGTATAGTATCTGCCTTTTGATTGAGCTGCCCTTTTTAAAGAAGCCTCAGAGATAAACAGTTTCGGATCTGGCTGAGTAAAATAAAGACAAACCCATTGACCAAAAGTATGTTTTACATCTTTTAAGCCAGGCCAGCCAGTGAGCAAATCCTTGTAAATAGCAACTCCTGTATCAGCATTTATGGCTTTTTTAATCTGATCAATCTCCGTCTTCAATCCACCGCCAAAATCAACGCTTCCTACAAATTCACCTTTGTAAAAAATTGGTTCAACTCCTCTTAACCCAACTCCTCCTAAACCAATCTCAATGCCCCTTGTACCTTTATGAATTGTTTGTACCTGCACTACAGTTTTACGCTCCTTTGAGATATCATCACCAAAATGACTAAGATCATGAAGTCGCACAAGAGAAACTGCAGGAGGTATGTGAAAGTGAAATTGAGCAAGACCAAAGTTTTCTTTTAGAGAATTAAAAGCAGGCAGGAATTTGTCTATTAAGCGGTTTCTGTCTTTTTTATTAACAGCTTCCTGAACATCTGACATCTGGGCCACTAAGTTAGCCATCTGTTGATAATGAATCGTTGCAGTTTCAAGTAAAAGCTGAGCAGTGTTAATTGATGCTTCAATGTTTCTGTTTTCTTCATCTTTTAAAAGATTTACCTGCATGATATAGTTGAAAACAACTAATATGCTCATTCCAGCAATTAAAGTTGCTAAAAGAGGAAGAGCTATTCCTGTTCTTAATCCAAATTCTATTTTCATTTATAAACCTCCTAAAATTTTATTTACCTCGTTTAAAAACTCTCTTTTTGATTGAGGGTCTTCTATCTCTTCCTTTAACATATCAATTAAATTGAGAAAATCCTCTTTTGATGGTGGCTGGGAAGGAACCCATTTTTCATTGATATATTTTTCTGTAATTTTTCCTCCAATGGGACCAATTTGCCTGATTAATGCAGTTTTTATGTCATCTTTTATTTTTTGAAACTCTGAAGCCTGAACAAAAGAAGAATCTGAGGAAATTACAAATTTGTCCAACTTTTGCAAATTTTTTATTATATCTTCTGTTGAAGGAATATCATTGCTTGTTATATCAATTGAAATTTGAGGAATAAAATTATATGAAACTGGCTGTCTGAAAGATATTTCATCCAAACATCGTCTACCCTTTTGAAAGCCAAAGGATATATGATAGATTTCTCCATTTTTAAGGTAAAACTTGAGCAGATTTTTTTCTGATGAAAAATTTACAGTAAGCAGTCCTGTGCTTTTTATTTTAAATAAATTCTCAATAATATCTGCAAGATTTTTTTTCATAAAGCTCTATAAAAGAATAGCAAATTACTCCTGTCAATATCAAGACCTGGGATAATTAATAGATAGAATCTTCACTCCTTACTGTTCATCATCTGGATGAAATCAGTAAAGAACTTTCCTTTGATAAAATCAGGGTGGTCAAGAATTTTTAGAAATAGAGGTATGTTGGTTTGTATACCTCTTATCAGTGTTTCCTGAAGAGCTCTCTTCATTCTGTCTATTGCTTCCTGTCTGTTTGCTCCTTTGGTGATGATTTTTGCTACCAGTGAATCATAGTAAGGAGGTACTTTGCATCCCTGATACAGGAAGCTGTCAACTCTTATGCCCGGACCACCTGGAAGATGTATGAATTCTACTATGCCTGGAGAGGGAATGAATTTTTCAGGGTCTTCTGCATTAATTCTACATTCTATAGCATGTCCACGAAATTTAATTTGAGACTGTTTAAAAGACAAAGGATATCCTTTGGCAAGCCTGATCTGTTCTTTAATAATGTCAATATCAGTAATTTCCTCTGTTACTGGATGTTCTACCTGAACTCTGGTATTTATCTCAATAAAGTAAGGATTTAATTCATCATCAACAATAAACTCAAAAGTGCCTATATTTCTGAATTTCAACGCTTTAGCAGCTTTTACAGCATATTCACCTATTTTTTTTCTTAGTTTTTCATTCAAAACAGCAGAAGGAGCTTCTTCAAGCAATTTCTGGTGTCTGCGCTGTATTGTACAGTCCCTTTCGCCAAGATGAATGATATTACCTTGTTTATCAGCAAGTATTTGTACTTCTATGTGCCTTACTTTCGGGAAATACTTTTCAATATAAAGTTCACCGTTTCCAAACGCTGCGAGGGCTTCTCTCTGAGCCATGAAAAAAGCCTGTTCAATGTCTTTTTCATCATTTACTATTCTCATTCCTCTTCCACCACCACCTGCAGAAGCTTTAAATATTACAGGAAGTCCTATTCTTTTGATTACCTTCATACAGGATTCTTCATCCTTCACCGGTCCGTCACTTCCAGGAACTACAGGAACACCTTTTCTTTTGAGTATCTGCCTTGCCTTTGCTTTGTCTCCTCCAATTTTGATGTTTTCAGGAGTAGGACCAATAAACACTATCCCAGAGTTCACGCAAGCCTCTGCAAATTGGGCATTTTCAGATAAAAATCCATAACCAGGATGAATTGCTTCAGCATCTGTTATGTCTGCTGCAGAAAGAATTGAAGTAATATTTAAATAACTCTGAGCAGGATTTGCAGGACCTATGCATATTGCTTCATCTGCAAGTTTCACATGTAAAGATTCCTTATCAGCTTCGGAGTAAACTGCAACGCTTTTTATACCAAGTTCTCTACAGGCACGGATAATTCTTACAGCTATCTCTCCTCTATTTGCAATGAGAATTTTTTTGAATAACTCCATTACTAAGTTACCTCAATTAAAAATAGTGGTTCTCCATACTCAACAGGCTGTCCGTTTTCAACGAGTATTTTTTTCACAACTCCTGAAACATCACTTTCAATTTCATTCATAATTTTCATTGCCTCTATTATGCACAGGACTTGCCCCTTTTGCACCTTTGAGCCAACTTCAACAAAAGGTGGAGCGTCAGGAGAAGAAGCTCTATAAAATGTTCCAACAAGTGGAGAGGTAATTGTGTGAAGAACTTCCTCTTCTTTTAAAACTTCTGCATGATAGGAAGGTTGTAAGGATTCTGCTGATTGTTTGGTGGGTTTTGCAATTTCTACAGGAGCATAGACATATCCCCTTTTAATTCTGATTTTAAAACCTTCCTTTTCAATATTTAACTCTGTTACATCAGTGTCCTTTAAAAAGGATATAATTTCTTTTATTTCTTCAAGTTCCATCATTCACTCCTTTATCTTTTCAATATATTCTCCTGTTCTTGTATCAATCTTTAATAAATCACCTGTCTGAATATGGAAAGGAACTTTTACTGTAAGACCCGTTTCAAGACGGGCAGGTTTTGTTCCTCCAGAAGCTGTATCACCCTTAAAGGCTGGTTCAGTCTCAACAACTCTTAATTCAACAAACATTGGTGGCTCAATTACAAGAGGCTCACCTTTGTAGTAAATCACATCAACAATCATCTCTTCTTTTATATAATCCAGCGCATCTCCAATTCTGTTTGCTGGTATGGTAATCTGTTCATAGGTTTCCATATCCATAAAAACATAGGAGTCTCCGTGAGAGTAAAGATACTGCATCTGTTTTTCTTCAAGCTCTGGTTTTTCAAATTTTTCTCCAGCAGGGAAGTTTTCTTCAAGAACCCTTCCTGTTTTAAGATTTTTTATTTTAGTCCTTACAATTGGTGCTCTTTGTTGCATTTTTACGTGTTGAAAATCAATTATTTCATATGGTTCTCCTTTGTATTCAATCTTTAAGCCCTTTTTAAACTCTGATGTTGAAATCATTCCTCTACCTCCTATAAAATTTCTAAATCTCTTGAAAGTGAAGTCAAAATTTCCACTGAATTTTCTCTTACAGCAACCATATCTTCTATTCTTACTCCACCGAAGCCTTCAATATAAATTCCAGGCTCCACAGTAAAAACCATGCCAGGCTCAATTATCTCTTCAGATTGATAATTTATCTTTGGAAATTCATGAACATCAAGTCCAACTCCATGACCTGTGGCGTGCCCGAAGTTTTCTTCATAACCTGATTGTTTTATCAGATTTCTTGCTGCCTGGTCAATATCTTTTGCAAGCACCCCTGCTTTACATGCCACGATTGCTTCCTGTTTAGCCTTATTTACTATCTCATAAATCTCTTTCTTTTTATTGTCCGCCTTTCCTATTATAAATGTTCTAGTCATATCAGAAAAATAACCTTCATATTCTGCACCCCAATCAATTATAACAAAATCACCATAATTGAGTTGTTTGTCAGAGTTTCGCCAGTGAGGCATTGAAGAGTTAGCTCCCGATGCTACGATTGCAGGAAAAGGTAAAGTATCGCTCTGTTTTTTTATCTCATTTTCAAGAGCTCTTGCTATTGTTTTTTCTGTAATGCCCTGTCTGAGAAGATGTTTAATCCGTAAAAAAGCTTCTTCAGCTATTTTAACTGCTACTTTTATATTTTCAATCTCTTCTTCATCCTTAACTGCTCTAATATGCTCAACAACATAATACTCGGGAACCAGGTCAATTTTGCCACTGAGTTTTAAAAAAGTTTCCACACTGCAGGTGACTTCAAAAGAAACTTTTTTTATGTTCAAGTCATTCATAAATTTTATTAAAGCATTGATCCAGGAATCTTTAAAAAAAACAATT from Thermodesulfovibrio sp. 3907-1M harbors:
- the efp gene encoding elongation factor P codes for the protein MISTSEFKKGLKIEYKGEPYEIIDFQHVKMQQRAPIVRTKIKNLKTGRVLEENFPAGEKFEKPELEEKQMQYLYSHGDSYVFMDMETYEQITIPANRIGDALDYIKEEMIVDVIYYKGEPLVIEPPMFVELRVVETEPAFKGDTASGGTKPARLETGLTVKVPFHIQTGDLLKIDTRTGEYIEKIKE
- the accC gene encoding acetyl-CoA carboxylase biotin carboxylase subunit, which translates into the protein MELFKKILIANRGEIAVRIIRACRELGIKSVAVYSEADKESLHVKLADEAICIGPANPAQSYLNITSILSAADITDAEAIHPGYGFLSENAQFAEACVNSGIVFIGPTPENIKIGGDKAKARQILKRKGVPVVPGSDGPVKDEESCMKVIKRIGLPVIFKASAGGGGRGMRIVNDEKDIEQAFFMAQREALAAFGNGELYIEKYFPKVRHIEVQILADKQGNIIHLGERDCTIQRRHQKLLEEAPSAVLNEKLRKKIGEYAVKAAKALKFRNIGTFEFIVDDELNPYFIEINTRVQVEHPVTEEITDIDIIKEQIRLAKGYPLSFKQSQIKFRGHAIECRINAEDPEKFIPSPGIVEFIHLPGGPGIRVDSFLYQGCKVPPYYDSLVAKIITKGANRQEAIDRMKRALQETLIRGIQTNIPLFLKILDHPDFIKGKFFTDFIQMMNSKE
- a CDS encoding cache domain-containing protein; its protein translation is MKIEFGLRTGIALPLLATLIAGMSILVVFNYIMQVNLLKDEENRNIEASINTAQLLLETATIHYQQMANLVAQMSDVQEAVNKKDRNRLIDKFLPAFNSLKENFGLAQFHFHIPPAVSLVRLHDLSHFGDDISKERKTVVQVQTIHKGTRGIEIGLGGVGLRGVEPIFYKGEFVGSVDFGGGLKTEIDQIKKAINADTGVAIYKDLLTGWPGLKDVKHTFGQWVCLYFTQPDPKLFISEASLKRAAQSKGRYYTEVVSYAGKEYIVAYSPLKDFSGKIIGFIYLVKERILSPVKVFTILGINVLVYIVMLIVIALLIGYGMNKYVINPIVALTKVTDEISMGKTSQKVEIKDARGEIATLARAVERMRITMKKLLE
- a CDS encoding methyl-accepting chemotaxis protein, which gives rise to MPEASKSKLKQPKGLYRKFLIVFNLSIVLSTIILVSGLIITGYEIYGEEFIMKKMGIINSLLKFAPVMGVFALALIGISTANVLWFRKQIISPLSTIEDAVEAIRKGNFEKRIKLKTGDEFEKIADAFNQMMDKLSTLIQTEEQRKEMQNNIIKFLQIMTQAAEGDLTQKAEVTPDVFGSLADAFNLMTDGLSELVREVKNTAEDVGQKSNILNEIIQKLQTGAEIQKQEIEKIVSLIEDASDIALQTRDKTSAATDVSKEAIDAILKGNEIVTETINSMQLIRTAVQGINRRMKLFSEKLMEIGTISTIISDIANRTNLLALNASIEAARAGEEGKGFVVIAEEIRTLSEKTAKSSKNIADIITAIQEEATAVTKNLEEETNYVEMGTDMVNQTTEIFEKIDSIIKRIRQVIDDINEYTMKQKEITDKQVSSAQKVKEVTENVYEISHELTDISRSLSDTSKEFVNVTEKFRV
- a CDS encoding response regulator, which produces MIDKSELIKYFLLEAEEHVNTLIEGIEELETKGYNRETIESLFRATHTLKGSASIVKFNKIATLSHRLEDLFEALLNEEINYENSLIYHIKKAIDAIVGFINEIHETGEEKSELDEKFIKSIENILHKKQAFVEECEPAVFKTVPVSNTVRVGLEVIDHILTSLGETLVQKNTIMDKEKELLNIVEEIHNSGKRLLKEITDFSDRYYLSTQNKDEKVIDSFFADFSDLEFDRYDEYHIFLRKIQEITNDITEGINSLFSFSENLSYHFKSLNKEINYLKDSLIEIRMIPIGKLLHRLSEAVKDIAKAHGKIIEIEIKGAETKIDKPIFDLLYEPILHILRNAVQHGIEYPQERIRKGKEQTGHIQINVQKEGKYIVINIKDDGRGIDIDKVKRIAVQKKFITPEYAPFVSKEEILSYIFAPGFSTAEELDFQSGRGIGLNIVKTAISKLKGTIEVSSKLDKETNFVIKIPQSLTISNLLVFTSHNLDFALPINYIEEILTLEDFPQAIIERKINHKNRIIPLKVFSEVFFSVNGKKIEKGFIVVFNFSGIRKGLIVEEILGHEEATVHSFGKFLEGLTQYLGYFISGKGSPRYVIDPLKLFEEEFIFTTPLPEKITEPFTYKGSVLIVDDSISVRKSLQSILEDKKLKVYTAKDGAEALNLLERKKIDLVVTDLEMPVMHGYELISRVRKNPKFKNLPIIVLTSRGTKKHEEKAIALGADGYIVKPFDEKAIQEQILNRLIYSESL
- a CDS encoding response regulator; protein product: MAGEKILVMDDSPLVRKLAEVSLQEAGYEVYTASDGEEGLRLAEDIKPDLILVDFIMPKMTGSQVCKLIRENETLKDIPIILITGKGETVGQTFIEKYGILDYFIKPFKSEDLVDKINQVLSKAMEVKEITEEIPVFTYETPEAEIKELQETEPIVLPETEEVFSIEEKEIDLTKEIELKEEIFEKPEPMQKTQDLFEPAEVELPELEVLEKEESFGAQEVKPAQDLLKEPPKTEIEEVKPALDLTILEKLIENKFNSFYERFESSVEGVLKKYGLIKDSSVILSGNLNLFKIQEIFALINSNGLNGIFSAYSNAVAYEFLFMGGKIIYGISNLQKQKIGDKLLNELSQEEIRDITIEALNSLKNLQNVNFIFEKKDLSDMRLLNKTGYNPLELFKEK
- a CDS encoding Xaa-Pro peptidase family protein, which encodes MANKYEKRFKKVLDKITSPAFLITNLKNIRYLTGFKGSFAVVLLTHKGLFLFVDFRYVQQAKKEAFGEIVFFKDSWINALIKFMNDLNIKKVSFEVTCSVETFLKLSGKIDLVPEYYVVEHIRAVKDEEEIENIKVAVKIAEEAFLRIKHLLRQGITEKTIARALENEIKKQSDTLPFPAIVASGANSSMPHWRNSDKQLNYGDFVIIDWGAEYEGYFSDMTRTFIIGKADNKKKEIYEIVNKAKQEAIVACKAGVLAKDIDQAARNLIKQSGYEENFGHATGHGVGLDVHEFPKINYQSEEIIEPGMVFTVEPGIYIEGFGGVRIEDMVAVRENSVEILTSLSRDLEIL
- a CDS encoding chemotaxis protein CheW, yielding MSEEIKEKTEKSYCVLGVGEREFLVPKESVVQILDITRIFPIPGAPDYIVGALPVRGKIIPAVDLAKIYNIERLNYSDNKLLVIEVKGEKIGILSDITPFFVSFDSDIPIEDFIEPEKLFEQLKVSYQKPEENLKSGFPGETTIGKQEK
- the accB gene encoding acetyl-CoA carboxylase biotin carboxyl carrier protein, encoding MMELEEIKEIISFLKDTDVTELNIEKEGFKIRIKRGYVYAPVEIAKPTKQSAESLQPSYHAEVLKEEEVLHTITSPLVGTFYRASSPDAPPFVEVGSKVQKGQVLCIIEAMKIMNEIESDVSGVVKKILVENGQPVEYGEPLFLIEVT
- a CDS encoding response regulator gives rise to the protein MHRILVAEDSVTDAKYIESILKEGEYELFFAKDGEEAEELIKKENFDLVILDVVMPKKNGFQICREIKKNEKTKDIPVIIVSSKKEEADKFWGKQQGADEYITKPFEPIDLLVAIKRCLKK